ATGAGTTTATTCATGGCATTCAATGTTTAAGATTTAAGATTTATGTTTAAAAAACAAAAAAACAGCCTAATATACTCATTTTTTAGTATTAAACAACAATTTTATATAAATTTAATCTTTGCCCACATTTGTAAATAATTGTCTACACAAATAAAATGTGCGGACAATTATTCGCCAATAAATAAAATCCATTCACCAATAACTAAAAATTATAGGCGAATAATCCGGAAAGCATTAACCTATAAATATTTAGTCTTCCAGATAGTAGTCAACAGTAGTTACCACACGCACACTTTTTATATAAGGAGTGTTGGCATCGCGATCTGAAATAGAGAACTGGCCCTGATTTGCCGTTTTAATTTTTCCGAGTTTACTATCCGAGTCTTTTGCAAACTTCTCGGCAGACAAACGGGCATTCTTGGTTGCATTCTCAATCATCTGAGGCTTTACCTCATTTAGCTTCGTGAAATCATAAACAATATTATAACGATAATCGCCTCCGGTGAGAGCAATACCCTGTTTCAGCAGTTCGCTTTGCTCTCTCATCAGACTCCGCACTTTATCAACCTTATCAGAAGTAACAGTAATAACTGAAGTTATATTATAACGGAAGGCGGAAGGTTTATCAGCATACCGTTCAGCCTGCATGTCAATAATTTCGGGAGCCGAGATGCTAATTTCCTTTTCAGTAATTCCTTTAGATTTCAGAAAGCTGACAATAACACTATTCTTTGCTTTGATATTGTTATAAAGGGTTGGAAGATCATTACCCAGATCTTTAAACATCAATGGCCATGTTACTTTGTTTGCAGGGACCTCCAATTCTGCCAGTCCTTTTACACTGACCACACGATCTTTATTCTTAAACTCGTTGATTCCACTCCTTATACAAATTCCTAAAAGAAATAATCCAAGTGCAATAATAGCAGCTTCTTTCATCCAGTTTTTCATAAATTAGTCCTCCGTTAGTTTGTTTACATATTTCGTCAAACATAATGATTCCGAATGAGATTTCCAAATAAAGAAAGATTAAGATTTGTGTACATGGAAAATAAATTTAATTATCTTTGCCTATATCTAAAAAAAAAGAAATCATGGATACAGAATTTAATGAACAAGAGAGGAAACAGTCTTCCGAAGTTCTGGAAGTGATTGATGAAAACTCTCCAAATACAAAAAAATGGAAGAAAATGGTAATTGGTGTACTTTGCATACTTACACTATTTACCGTATGGGCAGGTTATCTTATAATAAACGGTTCTCTGTCTTTTATAGAAAACCCGTTAAGCGTAAACATCCTGGATGATGTAGCCATTCTTTGTATCTTATGGTTTATTGGTGTATTCATTGCACTTGCAAATAAACTCGGGATACTTGGATTTGGGAAAAAAGGAAAAGAAGAGGACACTGAACTTCAAACAGAACCTGATACTAAATCTGAGATTAGAGAAAGTACCAGCATTCTAAAAAGATACATTCTCCCTGGATTGACTATTTTTGTGGTAGTGCCCGTTATCTCTGCTATAATTCTATATTATATAATCTTTTTTATAATATTCTTATTCCTGGGAGTTCTGCCTTATCTGATAGCAATTGGAATGATAACTGGACTGATATTGTCTATAATCCGGCTATCTAAGCAGGTTTATAAGCCTAAAAGAGGACGAAAAATCATGGTCTTTTCTACATTGATGATCTTGAGTTATGCGTTTATTCTCTTTATGATGTATCAGTTTGATGCCAAAACAAAGAATAGCAAACCCGTTACCGATCAGAAGGAAATTGTAATTCCGGTTGTCAATCAGTAATAAATAACCTGGCCACCATCAGAAGCAGCAAACTCTCTGAGTAGTGATTGCATGTAAGCCACAGCTTCATCAAGTCCTTCTTTTCCACTGTAACCATTAATTATGGCAAGCAGTTGAGTAGTTTCAACCGATAACTTAGTACGCTCATTATCACTAGTGGGCGTGCCTATTCCTCCTATTGCGTCTCTGTATACAGGTAATCCTTCTATATTGAGCACTCCACGGCCAATACCTTCAAAAGGTTCGTCCGCTCTTCCTACACCCAGTTCAATTACATCTCCGGATATTTTTCCGGCATCAAAACCACCAATGGAGTATCCGGTACGAATAGACACCAGATTAATAAGATCTACCAAAGTATCTATTTTGTAAAGAGGCAAGTCTCTGAGGATTCTTCGGCAAAGTGCCTCAGCTGAAGGGCGATAACGATTAGGATCTTTTCCAAACTTCTTATACGCATTACGCGTTGCAAGAATATGAGGATTCTTTTTCACTTCATCTATCTGATGAGTAGCTTTATATTCTGCAGCAGCCGTATCAATCTTTTCCCACAAGCCTTCACTATAAGAAGTATTTATTACTGTTGCATAGATAGCCGCACCACTATAATCGGGACAAGCTGTGCGAACCTCTTCAGATACTTTAATAGTAAGCATTACGCAGAATTTATTTTTGCAACATTATTCCCGAGAGAATACGTCCGGACTTGGTACCCAAACGACGGGCTGAGAAAAAGCGTTCGTGCTCTTCGTATGTACAGATTCCGGATATTTCAATATTATCAGGAAGTACTCCAGCATCTGTTAATTGCAAGCGTGTAGCTTCCCACAGATCAATATGATACTTTTGCGTTTCCTCTTTCCACACAGTGATTTTGGTCATGTCAAATCCTATTTTCCGGAATGCGTCATAAACCTCTTCTCCCACTTCAAAGGAATCAACAGAAATACTCGGACCAATGGCTGCAATAACATCTTTTGCTTCAGTGTTGTATGTATGATCCATCATATCCAGCGTTTGCTTCACAATCTTTGCCACAGTACCTCTCCATCCGGCATGAATAACGGCAATAGCCTTGTTAACGGAATCATATAAAAGAATTGGTACACAATCTGCAGTAGAAACACAAATACAATAACCCGGAATATCGGTAATCAAAGCATCCACTCCGTGAAGTCTTCGTTGCTGTTCTTCCGGAGAAAGACTCACATAAAAAGGATCTATAGCACGTATAGTACTACCATGAGTCTGAAATGGAATAATCAGTCGATGTGGCTGAACGCCCATTTTAGAACAAAGCACATCCTGATTACGCTTTACCTTTTCAGGATTATCTCCCGAAAAAGGTGCACAATTAAACGATGCGAAAGTATCTTCGCTACAGCCTCCGTTACGGGAGGTTACAAAATGAGAAATATTAGGAATTGAGCTAAACAGCTCAAAACCCAATATTACTTTATCTTCTGTTAATTCTGTCATTGTTCTTCCTTATCTTCTTCATCCTCGAAGAATTCTTCCTCTTCCTCTTCTTCTTCTTCATAAGAAAATTCAAAGTCTTCATCCTCGCCCAATTCTAATAATTCTGCCTGTAATTTATTAACATCCTTGGAACGGTGAATAATACCTTCGATCTTGTTACCTTCTTTATTTAATTCATCCCAAAGAATATCTTTCAGAGTCGAAACACCCAAACCGGTAATTGACGAGATAAACACATGCGGAATTGTATCGGGCAGTGTTTTTTCTATTTCGTCCATCAGTTCCTGATCCAGCATATCGCATTTCGAAATAGCCAGGATACGTTGCTTATCAAGCATTTCAGGGTTAAAGGTAGAAAGCTCGTTGAGCAGGATCTCATACTCTTTTTTGATATCGTCTGCATCAGCAGGAACCATAAACAGCAAAAGTGAATTTCGCTCAATATGGCGCAGGAAGCGTAGTCCTAATCCTTTTCCTTCACTTGCACCTTCTATAATTCCTGGTATATCTGCCATCACAAAAGATTTTCTCTCGCGATAAGGCACAATACCCAGATTAGGTTCAAGAGTAGTAAAAGGATAATTGGCAATCTTAGGTTTAGCTGCTGATACAACAGATAGCAAAGTAGACTTACCCGCATTCGGGAAACCTACCAAACCAACATCGGCCAGCAACTTCAACTCCATGATTATTGTGAGTTCCTGCATTGGTTCACCGGGCTGAGCAAAACGAGGAGCCTGACGGGTAGCAGTTTTAAAGTGACTATTACCTTGTCCGCCTCTACCACCTTTCAGCAGCATTACCTCTTGTCCGTGATCCGTTACATCGCAGATATATTCACCGGTTTCGGCATCATATACTACGGTTCCGCAAGGAACTTCTATATACTTATCTTCTCCGTCTTTACCAAAACTACGTTGTTTACCACCTGATTCTCCATGTCCGGCCATTAAATGACGGTCGTATCTCAGGTGAAGCAGCGTCCAGTAATTGCGGTTACCACGTAATATAATATGGCCTCCTCTTCCGCCATCTCCACCATCAGGTCCGCCGTTGGGGATATATTTCTCTCTTCGCATGTGCGTAGAGCCTCTGCCTCCCTTACCAGAGCGACAATAGATCTTAACGTAATCAACAAAATTCGATTCAGCCATAATAATACTTTTCTTAATTATAAATTTTCAACAGCAGAAACAATATCGGAAAAAATACCTTCCATTGTTCCCAATCCTTTGATAAACTGATATTTTCCTTCTTTCTTATAATACTCTTTCAAAGGAGAAGTCTGAGTATTATATACAACCAAACGTTTTTTGATTGTTTCCATATTGTCATCTGCACGACCGCACTCTTCACCACGTTTCAATAAACGAGTAATTAGTTCTTCTTCAGGAACATCCAGGTCAAGCATTACAGATACATCTTGTCCTCTTTTGTTAAGCATCACTTTCAAAGCTTCAGCCTGAGGAATTGTTCTTGGGAAACCATCGAATATAACGCCTTTGCTTTCTTTGAAGCTATCTAAAACACTTGCAAGGATATCGATAATCAATTCATCCGGAACCAATTGTCCCTGATCAATATAACCTTTTGCTGTTTTACCAAGTGCAGTTTCATTCTTGATTTCTGCACGAAGTACATCTCCGGTAGAGATATGATTAATACCAAACTTTTCTACGATACGTTCACTTTGTGTCCCTTTTCCTGAACCGGGAGCACCAAAAATAACAATGTTCAACATTTCTTTAATACCTATTATATTTATAAATTATTCTGCTAAAGTATAGATATCAGGATAGTTACGACCATAGCCATCATAATCCAGTCCATAACCAACGATAAAATCATTAGGTATACTCATTGCACAATATTTAATATCCAATTCAACCTGAAGTTTATCTGGTTTTACTAGTAAAGTTGCAATATGTATAGCCTTTGGATTGCGTGTACCAAGAGTTTCTAACAAGCGTTGCATAGTTAAGCCGGTATCAACAATATCTTCAACAATAACAACTGTTTTTCCCTGAATATCTTCTGATAGTCCCACCACCTCTTTGATAACTCCGGTA
This genomic interval from uncultured Bacteroides sp. contains the following:
- a CDS encoding SIMPL domain-containing protein (The SIMPL domain is named for its presence in mouse protein SIMPL (signalling molecule that associates with mouse pelle-like kinase). Bacterial member BP26, from Brucella, was shown to assemble into a channel-like structure, while YggE from E. coli has been associated with resistance to oxidative stress.), yielding MKNWMKEAAIIALGLFLLGICIRSGINEFKNKDRVVSVKGLAELEVPANKVTWPLMFKDLGNDLPTLYNNIKAKNSVIVSFLKSKGITEKEISISAPEIIDMQAERYADKPSAFRYNITSVITVTSDKVDKVRSLMREQSELLKQGIALTGGDYRYNIVYDFTKLNEVKPQMIENATKNARLSAEKFAKDSDSKLGKIKTANQGQFSISDRDANTPYIKSVRVVTTVDYYLED
- a CDS encoding phenylalanine--tRNA ligase beta subunit-related protein, with amino-acid sequence MLTIKVSEEVRTACPDYSGAAIYATVINTSYSEGLWEKIDTAAAEYKATHQIDEVKKNPHILATRNAYKKFGKDPNRYRPSAEALCRRILRDLPLYKIDTLVDLINLVSIRTGYSIGGFDAGKISGDVIELGVGRADEPFEGIGRGVLNIEGLPVYRDAIGGIGTPTSDNERTKLSVETTQLLAIINGYSGKEGLDEAVAYMQSLLREFAASDGGQVIYY
- the pgeF gene encoding peptidoglycan editing factor PgeF, which translates into the protein MTELTEDKVILGFELFSSIPNISHFVTSRNGGCSEDTFASFNCAPFSGDNPEKVKRNQDVLCSKMGVQPHRLIIPFQTHGSTIRAIDPFYVSLSPEEQQRRLHGVDALITDIPGYCICVSTADCVPILLYDSVNKAIAVIHAGWRGTVAKIVKQTLDMMDHTYNTEAKDVIAAIGPSISVDSFEVGEEVYDAFRKIGFDMTKITVWKEETQKYHIDLWEATRLQLTDAGVLPDNIEISGICTYEEHERFFSARRLGTKSGRILSGIMLQK
- the obgE gene encoding GTPase ObgE; the protein is MAESNFVDYVKIYCRSGKGGRGSTHMRREKYIPNGGPDGGDGGRGGHIILRGNRNYWTLLHLRYDRHLMAGHGESGGKQRSFGKDGEDKYIEVPCGTVVYDAETGEYICDVTDHGQEVMLLKGGRGGQGNSHFKTATRQAPRFAQPGEPMQELTIIMELKLLADVGLVGFPNAGKSTLLSVVSAAKPKIANYPFTTLEPNLGIVPYRERKSFVMADIPGIIEGASEGKGLGLRFLRHIERNSLLLFMVPADADDIKKEYEILLNELSTFNPEMLDKQRILAISKCDMLDQELMDEIEKTLPDTIPHVFISSITGLGVSTLKDILWDELNKEGNKIEGIIHRSKDVNKLQAELLELGEDEDFEFSYEEEEEEEEEFFEDEEDKEEQ
- a CDS encoding adenylate kinase — translated: MLNIVIFGAPGSGKGTQSERIVEKFGINHISTGDVLRAEIKNETALGKTAKGYIDQGQLVPDELIIDILASVLDSFKESKGVIFDGFPRTIPQAEALKVMLNKRGQDVSVMLDLDVPEEELITRLLKRGEECGRADDNMETIKKRLVVYNTQTSPLKEYYKKEGKYQFIKGLGTMEGIFSDIVSAVENL
- the hpt gene encoding hypoxanthine phosphoribosyltransferase, with amino-acid sequence MKTIQIKDKKFALSIDAQSIQKEVTRVANEINQDLKDESPIFISVLNGSFMFTSDLMKQINIPSKITFVKLASYEGVSSTGVIKEVVGLSEDIQGKTVVIVEDIVDTGLTMQRLLETLGTRNPKAIHIATLLVKPDKLQVELDIKYCAMSIPNDFIVGYGLDYDGYGRNYPDIYTLAE